From the genome of Miscanthus floridulus cultivar M001 chromosome 10, ASM1932011v1, whole genome shotgun sequence, one region includes:
- the LOC136487435 gene encoding extensin-2-like: MAVTKCKRTRNVQLTCTFFLILVVICSTSSSCQGQDLAQARRPRPHRPRPPPRPRTTPPRSLLEMSHHHHHRSPPPPTVPSSPPHSLSEVSHNHHHKSPPPPAVSLSPPLNLSKVAHHHHHSSPPLPPMPSSPPCSLFETSHHRHHRSPPPPPVPSSSPPRRLSEMSHHHHHWSPQLPPSVLSSQPRSLSETLPPMAKRKPDTCYPYNNRFCLTYDCQNMCEANGFKRKKSYCIERPDAKWECCCKH; this comes from the exons ATGGCAGTCACCAAATGCAAGAGGACGAGGAATGTACAGCTGACATGTACTTTTTTTCTGATACTTGTGGTCATTTGTTCAACCTCTTCATCATGCCAag GCCAAGACCTGGCCCAGGCACGCCGCCCTCGTCCCCACAGGCCTAGGCCACCACCGCGGCCACGTACAACACCACCACGCAGTTTGTTAGAGATGTCGCACCATCATCATCACAGGTCGCCTCCGCCTCCGACAGTGCCGTCATCCCCACCACACAGTTTGTCTGAGGTGTCACACAATCATCACCACAAGTCACCACCACCGCCGGCGGTGTCGTTGTCACCACCACTCAATTTGTCTAAGGTGGCGCACCATCATCACCACAGTTCGCCACCACTGCCGCCAATGCCTTCCTCACCACCATGCAGCTTGTTCGAGACATCACACCATCGTCACCACAGGTCACCGCCTCCCCCACCAGTGCCGTCGTCGTCACCACCACGCCGTTTGTCTGAGATgtcacaccatcatcaccatTGGTCACCTCAGCTACCGCCATCAGTGCTGTCATCGCAACCACGTAGTTTGTCCGAGACGTTGCCTCCAATGGCAAAGCGAAAGCCCGATACGTGCTACCCCTACAATAACAGATTCTGTCTGACTTATGACTGCCAGAACATGTGCGAGGCAAACGGCTTTAAACGCAAGAAAAGCTACTGTATTGAGAGACCGGATGCTAAATGGGAATGCTGCTGCAAACATTAA
- the LOC136489141 gene encoding glycine-rich cell wall structural protein 1.0-like: MTAAARGSTGGQNGARIDGRSGRHLPLLPPPPSLSSSSSSPFSFFLLLLSFSLCWPAAGHGGAGGARGRRGSSGSAGSLSLGSSEPEAPASSGRRPGTRGTGAGVGPPGRGSGSAGARAWGRRGARAGPPGQGREDGGGAAMQGRVGDE, translated from the coding sequence atgaccgcagcagcgcgaggatcaacgggcGGTCAGAACGGCGCGAGGATCGAcgggcggtcgggtcggcaccttcctcttcttcctcctcccccttctctttcttcctcttcctcctctcccttctctttcttcctcttgctcctctccttctccctctgctggccggCCGCAGGGCACGGCGGGGCCGGTGGAGCTCGGGGCCGGCGGGGGAGCTCAGGGTCGGCCGGGTCGCTATCCCTGGGGAGCTCGGAGCCCGAGGCGCCGGCGAGCTCAGGGCGGCGGCCGGGGACCCGGGGCACGGGCGCAGGCGTGGGGCCACCGGGGCGGGGGAGCGGGTCTGCCGGGGCTCGGGCGTGGGGCCGCCGAGGCGCGCGCGCAGGGCCGCCGGGGCAGGGGCGCGAGGACGGTGGCGGCGCGGCGATGCAGGGGCGGGTGGGAGACGAGTGA
- the LOC136487429 gene encoding extensin-2-like, which produces MAVTKCKRMRNVQLTCTFLLILVVICSTSSSCQAQDQAQARRPRPHRLRQPPRPRTTPPRSLLEMSHHHHHRSPPPPPVPSSPPRCLSEVSHNQHYKSPPPPAVSLSPPLNLSKVAHHHHHSLPPPPPVPSSPPRSLFETSHHHHHRSPPPPPVPSSSPRRRLSEMSHHHHHWSPPPQPSVLSSQPHSLSETLSSPMAKSKPDTCYPYNNRFCLTHDCENMCKENGFVSKKSYSIERADAKWECCCKH; this is translated from the exons ATGGCAGTCACCAAATGCAAGAGGATGAGGAATGTACAGCTGACATGTACTTTCCTACTGATACTTGTGGTCATTTGTTCAACCTCTTCATCATGCCAag CCCAAGACCAGGCCCAGGCACGCCGCCCTCGTCCCCACAGGCTTAGACAACCACCGCGGCCACGTACAACACCACCACGCAGTTTGTTAGAGATGTCGCACCATCATCATCACAggtcgcctccgcctccgccagtGCCGTCATCCCCACCACGCTGTTTGTCTGAGGTGTCACACAATCAACACTACAAGTCACCACCACCGCCAGCAGTGTCGTTGTCACCACCACTCAATTTGTCTAAGGTGgcgcaccaccatcaccacagtttgccaccaccgccgccagtgCCTTCATCACCACCACGCAGCTTGTTCGAAACATCACACCATCATCACCACAGGTCACCGCCTCCCCCACCAGTGCCGTCGTCATCACCACGACGCCGTTTGTCCGAGATGTCGCACCATCATCACCATTGGTCACCTCCGCCACAGCCATCAGTGCTGTCATCGCAACCACATAGTTTGTCCGAGACATTGTCGTCTCCAATGGCAAAGTCAAAGCCCGATACGTGCTATCCCTACAATAACAGATTCTGTCTGACTCATGACTGCGAGAACATGTGCAAGGAAAACGGCTTTGTATCCAAGAAAAGCTACAGTATTGAGAGAGCGGATGCTAAATGGGAATGTTGCTGCAAACATTAA
- the LOC136487425 gene encoding extensin-2-like encodes MAVTKCKRTRNVQLTRTFLLILVVICSTSSSCQGQDQAQARRPRPNRPGPPPRPRTTAPCSLLETSHHHHHRSSPPPPVPSSPPRSLSEVSHKHHHKSPPPPVVSLSPPPPVVSLSPPLDLSKVAHHHHHRSPPPLPVPSSPPRSLFETSHHHHYKSPPPPPVPSSSPRRRLSEMSHHHHHWSPPPPPSVLSSQPHSLSETLSSPMAKSKPDTCYPYNNRFCLTHDCENMCKENGFVSKNSYSIERADAKWECCCKH; translated from the exons ATGGCAGTCACCAAATGCAAGAGGACGAGGAATGTACAGCTGACACGTACTTTCCTGCTGATACTTGTGGTCATTTGTTCAACCTCTTCATCATGCCAAG GCCAAGACCAGGCCCAGGCACGCCGCCCTCGTCCCAACAGGCCTGGGCCACCACCGCGGCCACGTACAACAGCACCATGCAGTTTGTTAGAGACGTCGCACCATCATCATCACAGGTCGTCTCCGCCTCCGCCAGTGCCGTCATCCCCACCACGCAGTTTGTCTGAGGTGTCACACAAACATCACCACAAGTCACCACCACCGCCGGTGGTGTCGTTGTCACCACCACCGCCGGTGGTGTCATTGTCACCACCACTCGATTTGTCTAAGGTGgcgcaccaccatcaccaccgttCGCCACCACCGCTACCAGTGCCTTCATCACCACCACGCAGCTTGTTCGAGACATCACACCATCATCACTACAAGTCACCGCCTCCCCCACCAGTGCCGTCGTCGTCACCACGACGCCGTTTGTCCGAGATGTCGCACCATCATCACCATTGgtcacctccgccaccgccatcAGTGCTGTCATCGCAACCACATAGTTTGTCTGAGACATTGTCGTCTCCAATGGCAAAGTCAAAGCCCGATACGTGCTATCCCTACAATAACAGATTCTGTCTGACTCATGACTGCGAGAACATGTGCAAGGAAAACGGCTTTGTATCCAAGAATAGCTACAGTATTGAGAGAGCGGATGCTAAATGGGAATGTTGCTGCAAACATTAA
- the LOC136487432 gene encoding extensin-2-like has protein sequence MAVTKCKRTRNVQVTCTFLLILVVICSTSSSCQGQDQAQARRPRPNRPGPPPRPRTTAPRSLLETSHHHHHRSPPPPPVPSSPPHSLSEVSHKHHHKPPPPPVVSLSPPLDLSKVAHHHHHSSPPPPPVLSSPPRNLFETSHHHHHRSPPPPPVPSSSPRRHLSEMSQHHHHWSPPPPPSVLSSQPRSLSETLSSPMAKSKPDTCYPYNNRFCLTHDCENMCKENGFVSKKSYCIERADAKWECCCKH, from the exons ATGGCAGTCACCAAATGCAAGAGGACGAGGAATGTACAGGTGACATGTACTTTCCTGCTGATACTTGTGGTCATTTGTTCAACCTCTTCATCATGCCAag GCCAAGACCAGGCCCAGGCACGCCGCCCTCGTCCCAACAGGCCTGGGCCACCACCGCGGCCACGTACAACAGCACCACGCAGTTTGTTAGAGACGTCGCACCATCATCATCATAggtcgcctccgcctccgccagtACCATCATCCCCACCACACAGTTTGTCTGAGGTGTCACACAAACATCACCAcaagccaccaccaccgccggtgGTGTCGTTGTCACCACCACTCGATTTGTCTAAGGTGgcgcaccaccatcaccacagttcgccaccaccgccgccagtgCTTTCATCACCACCACGCAACTTGTTCGAAACATCACACCATCATCACCACAGGTCACCGCCTCCCCCACCAGTACCGTCGTCGTCACCACGACGCCATTTGTCCGAGATGTCGCAGCATCATCACCATTGGTCACCTCCGCCACCACCATCAGTGCTGTCATCGCAACCACGTAGTTTGTCTGAGACGTTGTCGTCTCCAATGGCAAAGTCAAAGCCCGATACGTGCTATCCCTACAATAACAGATTCTGTCTGACTCATGACTGCGAGAACATGTGCAAGGAAAACGGCTTTGTATCAAAGAAAAGCTACTGTATTGAGAGAGCGGATGCTAAATGGGAATGTTGCTGCAAACATTAA